A window of Nitrososphaerales archaeon genomic DNA:
GAAGGCTGCTACATCCGATCCTCCACCAGGCTCCGTAGTCGCTATACCTAAGAATTTCTCACCTCTAATGGCTGGTTTAACGTACTTTTCTCTCACTTCTTCAGAGCAGTATTTATCGATGCTGAAGCCCCAGGCACCTTCAACTACGATGAAGGCTGCAGCGGTGGCGATGGTTATATCGGCATAGCCGATCTCCTCACCGATTATGCAGTGGGTGACCCAATCGACACCGGCACCACCATGCTCTTTAGGGACTGTTGGAAGTAAAACGCCGAGCTCTGCCAGACCCTTCCAGATTTCTCTGGGAATTTCACCTTTAGTATCCATCTCTCTAACTTTCTCCAACGTCAGATTCTTCTCACACCACTCTCTGACAGCCTTTCTTATCAACTCTTGTTCTTCGGTAAATGAGAAATCTATCGGCATAGGTTATTTTTCGTAAAAATATTATATAAAGATTCCTTATTAAGAGTAATGATTTTAATCAGTATAAAGATAAATAGGACAATTGAGCGAATATTCTTCGAAAAATTGAAGAATGTTCATTTTTGGGAAGGTAATGTAGCCTGTGCAGAGGGTGCATTGGTCGCTGGTTGTAGATTCTTCGCTGGATATCCTATAACACCACAATCCGAAATTTTGGACAGATTGGCCCTACGAATGCCGGAAGTGGGTGGAGTATTCCTTCAGATGGAGGATGAAATAGCAGCGATCAACGCTGTGATAGGAGCGGCCTGGGCTGGAGCGAAGGCCATGACCGCTACGAGTGGGCCCGGATTCAACCTTATGCAAGAAGGGATAGGTTACGCGATAATGACCGAAACCCCTTGTGTAATTGTGAATGTGCAGAGGGCAGGTCCGGCCACGGGCCAGGCGACACGTTGTGCCCAGGGTGACTTTATGCAAGCGAGATGGGGCAGGCATGGTGATCAAATGCTGATAGTCTTAGCCCCGAATTCTCCTCAAGAAATGTTCGATCTAACTATAGATGCCTTTAACTTGGCTGAGGAGTACCGTACACCCGTTATAGTACTTTCGGATGAATTTGTAGCACATATGCAAGAGGGTGTAAAGGTACCTTCTGAAGTTAACATAGTAAATAGAAGAAAGTTAAAGGATAAAAGTGAGCCGCCCTTTGGAGGCGCACTCGTACCGCCGATGGCTTCGCTCGGTGACGATTTTAATATCCTTGTAACGGGCTCGACTCACGATGAATATGGCTACAGAAGGACCCTAGATCATATCGTGCATGACCGTCTGGTAAGGCGTTTGGTAGATAAGATTCTATTGAATGCTGAGAAGATCAAGAGGGTAGAAGTTCAGAACCTGGATGATGCAGATGTAGGTATAGTCTCTTATGGAGGTACATCAAGGAGTGTCTACGAAGCATCCGATTATGCAAAAGAGAGAGGTATTACAGTGGGCCACGTAAGGTTAAAGACCTTATGGCCCCCTCCAGAAAGGGAGATCAGGGCTTTGGCCGAGAGGACAAAGGTAATAATAGTGCCTGAAATGAGTCTAGGGCAACTTTCATTGGAGGTTGAAAGGATCGTCGGAGGAATTGCTAAAGTAGTTTTATTGAGTAAGATTGGTGGCCTACCGATAACG
This region includes:
- a CDS encoding 2-oxoacid:acceptor oxidoreductase subunit alpha, which codes for MKNVHFWEGNVACAEGALVAGCRFFAGYPITPQSEILDRLALRMPEVGGVFLQMEDEIAAINAVIGAAWAGAKAMTATSGPGFNLMQEGIGYAIMTETPCVIVNVQRAGPATGQATRCAQGDFMQARWGRHGDQMLIVLAPNSPQEMFDLTIDAFNLAEEYRTPVIVLSDEFVAHMQEGVKVPSEVNIVNRRKLKDKSEPPFGGALVPPMASLGDDFNILVTGSTHDEYGYRRTLDHIVHDRLVRRLVDKILLNAEKIKRVEVQNLDDADVGIVSYGGTSRSVYEASDYAKERGITVGHVRLKTLWPPPEREIRALAERTKVIIVPEMSLGQLSLEVERIVGGIAKVVLLSKIGGLPITPQEILSKIFEVLR